In Neomonachus schauinslandi chromosome 6, ASM220157v2, whole genome shotgun sequence, a genomic segment contains:
- the S100A12 gene encoding protein S100-A12, giving the protein MTKLEDHLEGIINVFHQYSVRVGHFDKLSRGEMKQLITRELPNTLKNTKDQATIDKIFQNLDADKDGQVDFGEFVSLIVSVLVTAHDDIHKE; this is encoded by the exons ATGACTAAGCTGGAGGACCATCTGGAGGGGATCATCAATGTCTTCCACCAGTATTCAGTCCGAGTGGGGCATTTTGACAAACTTTCCAGGGGTGAGATGAAGCAGCTGATTACAAGGGAACTTCCAAACACCCTCAAG AACACCAAAGATCAAGCTACCATTGACAAAATATTCCAAAACCTGGATGCTGATAAAGATGGACAGGTCGACTTTGGGGAATTTGTATCTCTCATAGTCAGTGTGCTAGTGACTGCCCATGATGATATCCACAAAGAATAG